One segment of Xiphias gladius isolate SHS-SW01 ecotype Sanya breed wild chromosome 1, ASM1685928v1, whole genome shotgun sequence DNA contains the following:
- the zgc:153993 gene encoding apoptosis regulator BAX → MADSREEEKKEGEPEPRGAVGGEDVIDDPILEQGAVVLRGYVIERMNTEYPGRYVCSEDLGGRPNEQQDPQVKEVVEQLLKIADELNRNAELQRLISQVPGNCAQDIFMTVARSIFADGINWGRVVALFHLAYRLIYRAFTTNHLENIRKVISWVLQVIREQLYTWLIQQGGWEGVICGFSRWKTVAIVASVVLVATIVFYRKTR, encoded by the exons ATGGCTGACAGTcgagaagaggagaaaaaagaaggagagcCGGAGCCGCGGGGCGCCGTGGGTGGGGAAG ATGTCATCGATGATCCCATCCTAGAACAAGGAGCAGTGGTCCTCAGAGG GTATGTGATTGAGCGTATGAACACAGAATACCCCGGTCGATATGTCTGCTCTGAGGATCTGGGAGGAAGGCCAAACGAACAACAGGATCCACAAGTCAAAGAAGTGGTGGAACAACTGCTCAAGATTGCAGATGAGTTGAACAGGAACGCTGAGCTCCAACG ACTGATCAGCCAGGTTCCGGGTAACTGTGCTCAGGACATCTTCATGACGGTGGCCAGGAGCATCTTTGCTGATGGAATCAACTGGGGTCGAGTGGTGGCTCTCTTCCATCTGGCCTACAGACTCATATACAGG gcatTCACCACCAACCATCTCGAAAACATCAGAAAGGTCATCAGTTGGGTTCTCCAGGTCATCAGAGAGCAGCTCTACACCTGGCTCATACAGCAGGGAGGCTGG GAGGGGGTGATCTGTGGCTTTTCTCGGTGGAAGACAGTAGCCATAGTAGCATCAGTAGTGTTGGTGGCAACCATTGTTTTCTACAGGAAGACACGCTGA